From Euwallacea similis isolate ESF13 chromosome 14, ESF131.1, whole genome shotgun sequence, one genomic window encodes:
- the LOC136413362 gene encoding uncharacterized protein: MLIDNLLNWQTLTTEIITMASRRKTRKNNKSKPKVEDDEKTLKYNPCSFFSASEIIQIKNVLKLKEVMTLPIAIGCVILNKIDTLETAIEAGVDVNELGPNNTSALIWAIRHKHLELIRLLLEKGADPTIRVDNGENIVITALEHKLWDEITFMEFWQMVSKVSEVEINATNKNGHTILHIAVRREWEKFISILLDAKVEIDITNINGVTPLMTACFRNNFNIVNILINHGADFTKEDNHYRTALCYATVTGAKTSKPPFLISERIIFELKKDLSFKEYIKRRIEIIELILNKEKVSDSESEMLVTLINYLVQYTENGLKLILESKIFELIQKVLTNSHNEDKQKLLLLIALDIVCYNEQDIGFNIQVQLKLIRQFLATTIAVLCLSIIKSKEKYFNLAFYIVLIICTFNDIGQKWMKDNYIQVKQAFKSLPADFATYFQKDFPEERRLKLMKKKMKKLRRFINLLEGIESDTKASLDKNEPLFNIKKSKRRTTVLKAKITKIKNMEITETPSSKNCSQCDSSTGNIKEQTIITNKELAANANTLTNYLQNGKNKEEVGMIVQKKTTKEEIDTKSVISVSSDLEPQDQLSEVKNSLFDIHLPADIEANEEMKENTFMTNDLFGSIYTATDSDTLNPITTSLKQFLQNQQRNSEREEPCFISTFPEWKSKNCKFSLNNWSLFGEKMRIDKRKLKAAMQYLKISLNYENTPNAMILDSALNVVVDYLKELLEIIIARTKAFWGLKQEARNRKNGQLIRQFLYQQRNTNNRSERQAISELQATFHQLITSICSLAYSNLSETLKNIYQLESTLLHFPVNGKTLLPDVCITNNVKIQYPTFSSEAESSLSYVEKVLNGCEDLREDINIPVMNVLPSVLESEPLDLFEKEMSLLSTAKSRDKKKELEGRFKTISGAYHLVSSIENLIKDEKDLKPSTKFPIFAKEDSRKTIDDTKYSEVVKNSRWTERLQQLQDVKLNQSLLGGDVRLCKYPEKNYVVSQGGNFNFVTLGLSSNNYPLAIKKIPSEYCVCKTLKNLINPLLGLRNKHILHYFICDYDENDLILATPLCEYNIGQYVLMLNESSENNIFHLTHMDIVKQVLNGLAFLHQRAEAIVHGNLKPSNIFVDINGVVRLAEFGINRALFKLIAAPKTSLIWFSQETYRKYKIASSMECSLCSDIQVAGMLIYFIVSGGEHPFGTDITTILKNLEKASFALPPARDVKNQILADLVSWMLMYEPNDRPHIKQVLSHVLFWSNERRWHFILNCSGISTNGVPIVVNMTKLHKLIDEAARREQIKGQWVNVARRKFQRVMFQGDDTVAGFLKFIKQIYESHGLINEESMHELKSCVLSYFPAFPLTLFRIMESTGMIKEYPFITYTVAENMVS; the protein is encoded by the exons ATGCTCATTGACAATCTGTTAAATTGGCAGACATTGACAACAGAAATTATTACTATGGCTTCCCGAAGAAAAACCcgaaaaaacaacaaatctAAACCCAAAGTGGAAGACGACGAAAAAACCCTAAAGTACAACCCTTGCTCGTTCTTCAGCGCTTCTGAAATAATACagatcaaaaatgttttaaaactaaaagaagtg aTGACCCTACCCATCGCCATAGGCTGCGTCATTCTTAACAAAATAGACACCTTGGAGACCGCAATTGAGGCTGGCGTAGATGTAAACGAACTCGGTCCT AACAACACCTCGGCCCTTATTTGGGCCATCAGACACAAGCATTTAGAACTCATAAGGTTACTTTTGGAAAAGGGCGCCGATCCGACGATAAGAGTGGATAATGGAGAGAACATTGTTATTACAGCCTTAGAACACAAACTCTGGGatgaaattacttttatgGAGTTCTGGCAAATGGTCTCTAAAGTGTCTGAAGTAGAGATCAATGCCACTAACAAAAATGGACACACGATACTGCATATTGCAGTGCGAAGGGAGTGGGAAAAGTTCATTTCCATTCTTTTAGATGCGAAG GTTGAAATTGATATAACAAATATCAACGGAGTTACACCGTTGATGACGGCATGTTTCCGAAATAACTTCAATATAGTCAACATTCTCATCAATCATGGGGCAGATTTCACCAAAGAGGATAATCATTATAGAACCGCCCTTTGTTATGCCACAGTGACTGGGGCTAAAACTTCAAAACCTCCTTTTCTGATATCAGAGAGGATAATTTTCGAGCTGAAAAAGGATCTTTCTTTTAAGGAGTATATAAAA AGGAGAATAGAAATTATCGAACTTATACtcaataaagaaaaagtatCAGATTCTGAATCCGAAATGTTAGTCACTCTTATAAACTACTTAGTGCAGTATACCGAAAACGGCCTGAAGCTCATTTTAGAGTCTAAGATATTTGAACTAATTCAGAAG GTCTTAACAAATTCCCATAACGAGGACAAACAGAAGCTTCTTCTTCTGATAGCTCTAGATATAGTATGCTACAACGAGCAAGACATAGGCTTCAATATTCAAGTTCAATTGAAGCTGATTCGTCAGTTCTTGGCAACTACTATAGCAGTCTTATGCCTGAGTATCAtcaaaagtaaagaaaaatatttcaacttgGCCTTTTACATAGTTTTAATTATCTGCACCTTCAACGATATTGGGCAGAAGTGGATGAAAGATAATTACATCCAGGTTAAGCAGGCATTTAAGTCTTTGCCTGCAGATTTTGCCACTTACTTCCAGAAGGATTTTCCTGAAGAGAGAAGATTGAAGTTG atgaagaagaaaatgaagaagTTGCGACGTTTTATTAATCTGCTGGAAGGTATTGAATCGGATACTAAAGCTTCCCTGGATAAGAACGAGCCGTTGTTTAATATCAAGAAATCAAAACGTAGGACCACAGTCTTGAAGGCCAAGATTACTAAAATTAAGAACATGGAGATAACAGAGACGCCTTCGTCGAAGAACTGTAGTCAGTGCGATTCTTCTACTGGTAATATCAAAGAACAGACGATAATTACTAATAAAGAGTTGGCAGCTAATGCAAACACTTTAACCAATTACCtgcaaaatggcaaaaataagGAGGAAGTTGGAATGATAGTACAGAAGAAAACGACAAAAGAGGAGATAGATACTAAGTCTGTTATATCTGTCAGCAGTGATTTAGAGCCCCAGGATCAATTGTCTGAAGTGAAAAATAGTTTGTTTGATATTCACCTGCCAGCAGATATTGAAGCAAATGAGGAAATG aAAGAAAACACATTTATGACGAACGATCTCTTTGGCTCTATCTACACTGCAACCGACTCAGACACCCTTAACCCCATTACTACATCTCTCAAACAATTCCTGCAAAACCAGCAACGGAATTCAGAAAGGGAAGAACCCTGCTTTATTTCTACATTTCCGGAATGGAAGTCGAAAAATTGCAAGTTTTCCTTAAACAATTGGTCTCTTTTTGGGGAGAAAATGAGAATAGACaaaagaaaactaaag GCTGCAATGCAATACttgaaaatatctctgaaCTACGAAAATACTCCCAATGCAATGATCCTAGATTCAGCTTTAAATGTCGTTGTGGATTACCTTAAGGAGCTGCTAGAAATTATCATAGCTAGAACTAAAGCGTTTTGGGGTTTAAAACAGGAGGCCAGAAATCGTAAGAATGGTCAGCTCATTCGTCAATTTCTTTACCAGCAACGTAACACTAATAATCGCTCAGAACGGCAAGCTATATCAGAACTACAAGCCACCTTCCACCAATTAATCACCTCGATCTGCTCGCTGGCTTATTCAAATCTCTCTGAGACCCTCAAGAATATCTACCAACTCGAATCCACACTGCTACATTTCCCAGTCAATGGAAAAACTCTTCTACCAGATGTCTGTATTACGAATAACGTCAAAATCCAGTACCCAACGTTTTCATCTGAGGCAGAGTCGTCGTTATCCTATGTGGAGAAGGTGCTGAATGGGTGTGAGGATTTGAGGGAAGATATTAATATACCTGTGATGAATGTTTTGCCTTCGGTGCTTGAAAGCGAACCCCTAGATTTATTTGAGAAAGAAATGAGTTTGTTAAG CACTGCTAAATCAAGAGATAAAAAGAAGGAACTAGAGGGTCGATTCAAAACCATTAGTGGCGCCTACCATTTAGTGTCTTCAATCGAGAATCTCATAAAAGATGAAAAAGACTTAAAACCCTCCACAAAGTTTCCGATATTCGCCAAAGAAGATTCCAGAAAAACTATTGACGACACGAAGTATTCGGAGGTCGTGAAAAACAGCAGGTGGACTGAAAGGTTGCAGCAGTTGCAGGATGTTAAACTCAATCAATCACTTTTAG GTGGTGATGTGAGGCTATGcaaatatccagaaaaaaattatgttgtttcTCAAGGAGGGAACTTCAACTTTGTAACCTTAGGCCTGAGCAGCAACAATTATCCTCTagcaataaagaaaatccCCAGCGAGTACTGTGTTtgcaaaaccttaaaaaatttgataaaccCACTTCTGG GCTTGAGGAACAAGCACATTCTGCACTACTTTATTTGTGACTACGACGAAAATGATCTAATACTGGCCACCCCTCTCTGCGAATACAACATTGGACAATACGTTCTTATGCTGAACGAAAGCtctgaaaataacatttttcatttgacTCATATGGACATTGTCAAGCAGGTTTTAAATGGTCTGGCTTTTCTCCATCAAAGGGCTGAAGCCATAGTGCATGGAAATCTAAAGccttcaaatattttcgtgGATATAAACGGAGTTGTCAGATTAGCCGAGTTTGGAATCAATAGG GCTTTATTTAAGCTGATTGCTGCCCCCAAGACTTCATTGATTTGGTTCTCTCAAGAGACCTACAGAAAGTACAAAATTGCTTCTAGTATGGAGTGCTCTTTGTGCTCAGATATTCAAGTGGCtg GAAtgcttatttatttcattgtatCTGGGGGTGAACACCCTTTCGGTACCGATATAACCACCATCCTGAAAAACCTAGAAAAGGCTTCATTTGCTCTACCACCAGCCAGAGATGTAAAGAATCAAATACTTGCCGATTTAGTGTCTTGGATGCTTATGTATGAACCAAATGATCGGCCTCACATTAAGCAAGTTCTATC CCATGTCTTATTTTGGTCCAACGAACGACGGTGGCACTTCATTCTAAACTGTTCTGGCATATCCACAAATGGCGTTCCCATAGTAGTAAACATGACAAAGTTGCATAAATTAATCGATGAAGCTGCCAGGAGAGAACAAATTAAAGGACAGTGGGTGAATGTGGCCCGTAGGAAATTTCAGAGAGTCATGTTTCAAGGTGACGACACTGTCGCGGGCTTCTTGAAGttcataaaacaaatttatgaaagcCATGGGTTGATCAATGAGGAGAGCATGCATGAATTGAAAAGTTGCGTTCTGTCATATTTCCCCGCGTTTCCTTTGACACTGTTTAGGATCATGGAGTCTACAGGAATGATCAAGGAGTATCCGTTTATTACTTACACAGTGGCGGAGAATATGGTTAGCTAA
- the LOC136413418 gene encoding actin-binding protein IPP — protein sequence MAPSKLFKFKHEAQNPNGKKSKFKSSQPADNISYDFASKLLGNLNLLRRDKKFCDVEIKLGNKVFNAHRAILAASSPYFHAMFTGELCEKDQKCIELHGVHPSTFQIILDFMYSGIVTVNKDNVEDLVIAADMFEIVEIITECTYFLIDQLHETNAIGIFLFARDHNILELKVSAIRFIEEHFPKVIKEDEIYDIDRETFTNFLSSEYLKIDSECEIFHAAMNWINHDIANRKQYVFDILQKVRLPLISFTFLERAINECPDTSLKVALKSVHNDMVSQKGALVPLNVKPRKCAKKDIYVIGGSKRELHSVWDRGLEMHYVSIEKFDTFTKKWTEVPDMRVNRLVPGVASLNGHIYVVGGEEGSNILSSCERYDPITKIWTDVASMLISRCEFGLCALDGYLYAMGGWVDTDISGSIERYNPRIDTWELVGNLSEPRFSMGLVSYEGLIYMVGGCSLNQRNMQDLMSYNPVTGEWQKLPSMTVARFQMGVAVLDDYLYVVGGTHRQQVLSSVERYSFKKNKWEIVPNMKLERSGPAVSAIDGFLYVIGGAQIHATPFYRAQCTISAVECFDPYKNTWSDCPPLSQTRAEAGAVVI from the exons ATGGCACCTTCCAAGCTATTTAAGTTTAAACATGAAGCCCAGAATCCAAATGGCAAGAAGAGCAAATTCAAGTCTAGTCAACCTGCAGACAATATAAGTTATGACTTTGCCTCGAAGTTATTGGGAAACTTGAACTTACTGAGACGAGACAAGAAGTTTTGTGATGTTGAAATCAAATTGGGCAACAAGGTTTTTAAT GCTCACAGAGCAATTCTCGCAGCCAGTAGTCCTTACTTCCATGCCATGTTCACAGGAGAACTTTGTGAAAAAGATCAGAAGTGTATAGAACTACATGGAGTGCATCCTAGTACCTTTCAGATAATACTCGACTTTATGTATTCAGGAATTGTTACTGTTAACAAAGACAATGTTGAGGATTTAGTGATTGCGGCTGACATGTTTGAGATTGTGGAAATTATAACTGAATGCACATATTTTCTTATTGACCAACTACATGAAACTAATGCCATCGGAATTTTCTT ATTTGCCCGAGATCACAATATACTTGAATTAAAAGTCTCTGCAATTAGGTTTATTGAGGAGCACTTTCCTAAAGTAATAAAGGAGGatgaaatttatgatattGACAGGGaaacttttactaattttttatcatctgagtatttaaaaattgattctgaatgtgaaatttttcatGCTGCCATGAATTGGATCAACCATGATATTGCCAATCGCAAACAAtatgtttttgatattttgcaGAAAGTCAGGCTGCCTTTAATCTCTTTTA CATTCCTTGAAAGGGCCATCAACGAATGTCCAGACACAAGTCTGAAGGTTGCCCTTAAGTCCGTTCACAATGACATGGTGAGCCAAAAAGGGGCTCTAGTGCCCCTTAATGTTAAGCCAAGAAAATGTGCTAAGAAAGATATTTATGTTATTGGGGGATCGAAGAGGGAACTTCATAGTGTTTGGGACAGGGGTTTAGAGATGCATTATGTCTCTATTGAGAAATTCGATACGTTCACCAA GAAATGGACGGAAGTACCTGATATGCGTGTGAACCGCTTAGTTCCAGGTGTAGCCTCTTTAAATGGCCATATATACGTGGTAGGCGGGGAAGAGGGTTCAAACATCCTTTCCAGTTGTGAACGATATGACCCTATAACCAAAATCTGGACTGATGTGGCCAGTATGTTGATTTCCAGATGCGAATTTGGATTGTGTGCTTTAGACGGGTATTTGTACGCCATGGGTGGGTGGGTGGACACAGACATCAGCGGTTCCATTGAGAGGTACAATCCTAGGATTGATACGTGGGAGTTGGTGGGGAACTTGTCTGAGCCGCGGTTCAGTATGGGACTAGTGTCTTATGAAG gatTGATTTATATGGTGGGTGGTTGCTCCCTAAACCAAAGAAACATGCAAGATCTGATGAGTTACAATCCAGTCACTGGGGAGTGGCAGAAGTTACCTTCGATGACTGTTGCCAGGTTTCAAATGGGGGTTGCCGTCTTAGATGATTATTTGTATGTTGTGGGCGGCACTCATCGGCAACAAGTATTAAGTTCTGTAGAGAGATACTCGTTCAAGAAG AACAAATGGGAGATAGTCCCAAACATGAAATTGGAAAGAAGCGGTCCTGCAGTGTCGGCCATAGATGGGTTTCTTTATGTTATAG GTGGAGCCCAAATTCACGCTACTCCTTTTTATCGGGCTCAATGCACCATTTCCGCTGTGGAGTGTTTCGACCCTTACAAAAACACTTGGTCTGACTGTCCTCCATTGTCACAAACCAGGGCTGAGGCTGGAGCTGTGGTTATATGA
- the Mps1 gene encoding dual specificity protein kinase TTK: MESKEENSLTSTIKWKYVPGRTFNVPPIDLEDIKRQLLDTSTSSTEEAESEQYDEDIGKESNVVSEDLSRILNDSFCEGLLNNSALCDQNKEELENPPPPPPPPPPPPHYPLTPINLNNSKSTISYNSTLTPIFEETWNNLVFQEHAVENKENISTSNVPLKLPMAAENQHDSFNVDFSMLALQTPLKKIERNFVTPKINIIPQSEVKHPTVMRTPSFGSARKFNQPLFKTPITKPMNTIYSVKKNHGTPFSMDKSHNFLQFPMVDAPDNHMVQYVQPMIYTAEDGYNRIVVNNIEYKVISLLGKGGSSEVFCCVHPDEQFQVAIKVVCLSDSSMSSGYINEVKLLETLQTCDRIIKMFDYEIRDEKLAVVLEKGSSDLSAILKQLASNQSNLPNHMLMFYWMEMLYAVKQIHDNGVIHSDLKPANFIRAEEVLKLIDFGIASKVQGDMTCVFKSNQEGSCNYMSPEAFSQQTNANMDSPSYGKAKYKIHFKSDVWSLGCILYQLVYRKTPFQDLKQLWSKLTAIVDPNHKISFPPADWVPPSVIRTIKRCLQYDVKARPSVAELIDEYELLQRSI, from the exons ATGGAAAGCAAGGAAGAAAACTCATTAACTTCTACTATCAAATG gaAATATGTGCCAGGAAGAACCTTCAATGTGCCTCCCATAGACCTTGAGGACATTAAGAGACAACTATTAGATACTTCAACCTCTTCAACTGAAGAAGCTGAATCTGAACAATATGATGAGGACATAGGGAAAGAAAGCAATGTTGTTTCTGAAGACTTAtccagaattttaaatgacagTTTCTGTGAAGgccttttaaataattctgcGTTATGTGACCAAAACAAAGAGGAACTTGAAAACCcacctcctcctcctcctcctcctcctcctcctcctcacTACCCTTTAACGCCCATAAACCTAAATAACTCCaaatcaacaatttcttaCAATTCAACATTAACCCccatttttgaagaaacatggaataatttagtttttcaagaACATGCAGTTGAAAATAAAGAGAATATTTCAACGTCAAATGTCCCATTGAAGTTACCAATGGCTGCAGAGAACCAGCATGACAGTTTCAATGTTGATTTTTCGATGTTAGCCTTGCAAACTCCTCTAAAGAAAATTGAGAGAAACTTTGTGACcccaaaaataaacattattccCCAAAGTGAAGTTAAACATCCAACTGTGATGAGAACTCCAAGTTTTGGGAGTGCTAGGAAATTTAATCAgccattatttaaaactccAATTACTAAGCCAATGAATACTATTTATTCTGTGAAGAAAAATCATGGAACCCCATTTTCAATGGACAAAtctcataattttcttcagtttcCTATGGTCGATGCTCCAGATAATCATATG gTACAATATGTACAACCTATGATATACACTGCCGAAGATGGTTACAATCGAAttgttgtaaataatattGAGTACAAAGTGATAAGTTTGTTGGGAAAAGGGGGCAGTTCTGAAGTCTTCTGCTGTGTTCATCCAGATGAGCAATTCCAAGTGGCAATCAAAGTAGTATGCTTATCAGATAGCTCAATGTCAAGTGGTTATATCAATGAAGTAAAGTTACTAGAAACCCTGCAAACTTGTGATAggattattaaaatgtttgattA TGAAATCAGAGATGAAAAACTAGCAGTAGTACTAGAAAAAGGCAGCTCTGACTTAAGTGCAATATTAAAGCAATTAGCCTCAAATCAGTCAAATTTACCTAACCATATGTTGATGTTTTATTGGATGGAAATGTTATATGCAGTCAAACAAATACATGATAATG GTGTCATCCACTCAGACTTAAAACCGGCAAATTTCATCAGAGCAGAAGAGGTACTTAAACTGATAGATTTCGGGATAGCAAGCAAAGTACAAGGGGACATGACCTGTGTCTTTAAATCCAATCAAGAAGGATCATGCAACTACATGAGTCCAGAAGCGTTCAGTCAGCAGACCAATGCCAATATGGACAGTCCTAGTTATGGAAAAGCTAAATataag ATCCATTTTAAGTCGGACGTCTGGTCGCTTGGTTGCATTCTCTATCAGTTGGTCTATAGGAAAACACCGTTTCAAGATCTGAAGCAGTTATGGAGTAAATTAACGGCAATTGTAGACCCgaatcataaaatttcatttcctcCTGCTGATTGGGTGCCTCCTTCTGTAATACGTACAATAAAACGTTGTTTGCAATACGATGTAAAAGCGAGACCTTCAGTGGCCGAATTAATTGATGAATACGAGCTTTTGCAGAGGAGTATTTAA